One part of the Aurantibacillus circumpalustris genome encodes these proteins:
- a CDS encoding alginate O-acetyltransferase AlgX-related protein: MAAKTKTYSIHCVLAFIAILFPLLATLTNTDDKPNLVGLVINNEKPVFSWSDWFTGSYQEARTDYNNDHWAFKEKMVRLNNQFYYKAFNQIRVNNFVIGKEDYAYSEGYIFSAFGDDLMPEEKVVSLLEKAKVIQDILKKKGIDLLLVYAPGKGAGCKEFVEDKYVHEVKNTNHNLFVSNSKRLNINHLDLYAYFEKLKPISPYPLFPKFGHHWSYYGECLAVDTIIKHIEDLHHCDMPNIFWNTVDVIDTARNRDADVLKSMNLYSNPSQDMKLAYPQIAFEDDSLKNTTRVLTVSDSYWYGPVYMGINQKAFAYGEFWYYYNRVVPSRVAGQKTEVWELDLKSEIENNQVIMLLYSDGNLPGYGNTFIQDVYEMYTSPNSFYVKFERNKQIQTYAKQIREIPGLLKKSTLKSKDLQIPLDSAIKLDAMKMAGLLK; the protein is encoded by the coding sequence ATGGCAGCGAAAACTAAGACATATTCTATTCACTGTGTGCTTGCTTTTATAGCAATACTTTTTCCGCTTTTAGCAACACTTACCAATACAGATGACAAACCAAACTTAGTTGGACTGGTAATCAATAACGAAAAACCTGTTTTCTCATGGTCTGATTGGTTTACTGGATCTTATCAGGAAGCACGCACTGACTACAACAATGATCACTGGGCCTTTAAAGAAAAAATGGTTAGGCTTAATAATCAGTTCTACTATAAAGCGTTCAATCAGATTCGTGTAAATAATTTTGTAATTGGGAAAGAGGATTATGCTTATAGTGAAGGTTATATTTTTTCGGCCTTTGGAGATGATTTAATGCCAGAAGAAAAAGTAGTTTCTCTTCTTGAAAAAGCAAAAGTGATTCAGGATATCTTAAAGAAAAAGGGAATTGATCTTTTGCTTGTCTACGCTCCTGGAAAAGGCGCAGGCTGTAAAGAATTCGTGGAAGATAAATATGTGCATGAAGTTAAAAACACAAATCATAATTTATTTGTTTCTAATAGCAAACGTTTAAATATTAATCATCTCGATTTGTACGCTTATTTTGAAAAATTAAAACCAATTTCTCCCTATCCTTTGTTTCCGAAATTCGGTCACCATTGGAGTTATTACGGAGAATGCTTGGCTGTTGATACCATTATTAAACACATTGAAGATTTACATCATTGTGATATGCCAAATATATTCTGGAATACCGTTGATGTAATCGATACGGCTCGTAATCGTGATGCAGATGTATTAAAGAGCATGAATCTGTATTCAAATCCTTCTCAGGACATGAAATTAGCGTATCCGCAAATTGCTTTTGAAGACGATAGTTTGAAAAACACAACACGTGTTCTTACGGTTTCTGATAGCTACTGGTATGGACCGGTTTATATGGGTATTAATCAAAAGGCTTTTGCTTATGGTGAGTTTTGGTATTATTATAACCGCGTGGTTCCTTCGCGCGTTGCTGGGCAGAAAACCGAAGTGTGGGAATTGGATCTGAAAAGTGAAATTGAAAACAATCAAGTGATCATGCTTTTATATTCTGATGGAAATCTTCCAGGCTACGGTAACACATTTATACAAGATGTCTACGAAATGTACACTTCTCCGAACTCATTTTATGTAAAGTTTGAACGTAATAAACAAATTCAAACCTACGCGAAACAAATTCGAGAAATACCAGGTTTGCTTAAAAAATCTACTTTAAAAAGTAAGGATTTGCAAATACCTTTAGACAGCGCAATAAAATTAGATGCTATGAAAATGGCTGGATTACTGAAATAA
- a CDS encoding S46 family peptidase: MKSKLVLVLMFVAYLVKADEGMWMPQLIDALNIKDMKKNGFKLTAKDIYDINKASMKDAVMIFGGGCTAEVISNKGLILTNHHCGFSSIAGLSTVEKDYLKNGFFAMNQNEEISCKGLTVTFIKRIEDVTTKVTENIGANFSEQQKDSTIQVNVKNLEAIAKKGNHYDAFIRPFYYGNEYYLFVTEVFKDVRLVGAPPESIGKFGGETDNWVWPRHNADFSMFRIYADKDNKPSEYNTENVPYKPQYSFPISLQGAEKGDFTMVYGFPGRTQEYLTSYAVELLVDQQDPVRVMLRKKRLEIMEEDMKKNDTLRLMYVNRYAGVANAYKKWSGEMLGLKKSDAINKKKKNEADFLKLLETDKVKSEKYSNLFKEFEKTYADYASLSKQYDYFTECLLGIDGIRMTGSFMSIFAELKKKQAGKENKLVDVLKKTVPAIPFKNFNKETDRKLFKAMMDIYMKDVDRTIMPNYLDSLFTAFKNNTSDLTNYIYSSSVLIDNTKAKPIFEDFEKNASIVEKDPLYILTAAIYSHYQKTVIPQMSYYDKQINQLQQEYMLGLKENVKDKKFYPDANGTLRVAFGKVSDYDGKDGIHYLHYTTMDGLVEKNKTGEEDFYVKPRLLDLYAKKDFGQYADKNGKLRTCFIGSNHTTGGNSGSPVLNAKGQLIGTNFDRNWEGTMSDIMYNGSFCRNITLDVRFTLWMVDKYAGAGYLLNEMKIIK, translated from the coding sequence ATGAAAAGTAAATTAGTATTAGTGTTGATGTTTGTTGCTTATTTAGTAAAAGCTGACGAAGGCATGTGGATGCCACAATTGATTGACGCCTTAAATATTAAGGACATGAAAAAGAATGGCTTTAAATTGACTGCTAAGGATATTTATGACATCAATAAGGCCAGCATGAAAGACGCTGTGATGATATTTGGTGGTGGTTGTACGGCTGAGGTTATTTCAAATAAAGGATTAATTCTTACAAATCATCATTGTGGATTTTCTTCAATTGCTGGTTTAAGCACCGTTGAAAAAGATTATTTAAAAAATGGTTTTTTTGCAATGAATCAAAATGAAGAGATTTCTTGCAAAGGTTTAACTGTTACGTTTATAAAACGCATTGAAGATGTGACAACAAAAGTGACAGAAAATATTGGCGCAAATTTTTCTGAGCAACAAAAAGATTCCACTATTCAAGTAAACGTAAAAAATCTTGAGGCAATTGCAAAAAAAGGAAATCACTACGATGCATTTATCCGTCCCTTTTATTATGGCAATGAATATTATTTATTTGTTACTGAAGTTTTTAAAGATGTGCGTTTAGTCGGTGCGCCACCTGAAAGTATTGGTAAATTTGGTGGAGAGACAGATAATTGGGTTTGGCCAAGACACAATGCCGATTTCAGCATGTTTAGAATTTATGCCGACAAGGACAACAAACCTTCAGAGTATAATACTGAAAACGTTCCTTACAAACCGCAGTATTCATTTCCTATCTCTTTGCAAGGTGCAGAAAAGGGAGATTTCACAATGGTTTACGGTTTTCCAGGTAGAACCCAAGAATATCTAACTTCGTATGCTGTTGAATTACTTGTAGATCAACAAGACCCTGTTAGAGTGATGTTGCGTAAAAAACGTTTAGAGATAATGGAAGAAGACATGAAGAAAAATGACACGCTTCGTTTAATGTATGTAAACCGTTATGCTGGTGTTGCTAATGCGTATAAAAAATGGAGTGGTGAAATGCTCGGACTTAAAAAATCGGATGCAATAAATAAAAAGAAAAAAAATGAAGCAGATTTTTTAAAACTGCTTGAAACTGATAAAGTCAAATCTGAAAAATATTCTAATTTATTTAAGGAGTTTGAAAAAACTTACGCCGACTATGCTTCTTTGAGTAAACAATACGATTATTTTACTGAATGTTTATTAGGCATTGATGGTATAAGAATGACTGGTAGCTTTATGAGTATTTTCGCAGAACTTAAGAAGAAACAGGCTGGGAAAGAAAATAAATTAGTGGATGTACTTAAAAAAACCGTTCCGGCAATTCCTTTCAAAAACTTTAATAAAGAAACGGATAGGAAATTATTTAAAGCCATGATGGATATTTACATGAAAGATGTTGATAGAACCATTATGCCAAACTATCTGGATTCTTTATTTACAGCTTTCAAAAATAACACAAGCGATCTTACTAATTATATATACTCTAGCTCTGTTCTTATTGATAATACCAAAGCAAAGCCAATTTTTGAAGATTTTGAAAAAAACGCTTCTATTGTAGAAAAAGATCCGTTATATATTTTAACCGCAGCGATATACAGCCATTATCAAAAAACAGTGATTCCGCAAATGTCTTACTATGACAAACAAATTAATCAACTGCAACAAGAATACATGTTAGGTTTAAAAGAAAATGTAAAAGATAAAAAGTTTTATCCGGATGCTAACGGTACGTTGAGAGTTGCCTTTGGTAAAGTTTCTGACTATGACGGTAAAGATGGTATCCACTATTTGCATTACACAACCATGGATGGTTTAGTCGAAAAAAATAAAACTGGCGAAGAAGATTTTTATGTAAAACCAAGATTACTTGATCTGTATGCGAAAAAAGACTTTGGACAGTACGCGGATAAAAACGGTAAACTCAGAACCTGTTTTATTGGAAGTAATCACACAACGGGTGGAAACAGTGGTAGTCCGGTTTTAAATGCCAAGGGACAACTAATAGGCACCAACTTTGATAGAAACTGGGAAGGCACAATGAGTGATATTATGTACAATGGAAGTTTTTGCAGAAATATTACTCTTGATGTTCGTTTTACCTTGTGGATGGTGGATAAATACGCTGGTGCAGGCTATCTGCTTAATGAGATGAAGATTATAAAATAA
- a CDS encoding T9SS type A sorting domain-containing protein, which yields MKYSLVIFLFFICTVLYSQKETNNWYFGVYAGISFNSTPPVAVTNGSLFSNEGCASISDSNGNLLFYTNGEYIWNALHQIMANGAGLLGDYSSTQSSIIIKQPGSDSLYYVFTLDDQGLPNGLRYSIVDMSLAAGTGSVITKNVLLYAPSAEKLAATRHCNGIDVWILSHETSSSNFRAYLLTSSGVNPTPVVSQIGSYITYYSVGQMKISPNGRKLGQAINENYALELFDFDNSSGVLSNSLSLGSFTATPYGCEFSPDGSIFYGGTSFSNSPIYQWDLCAGSNSAIIASKTAISTSTIGTSSLQLASNGKIYVAKYLSQQFVDVINSPNSLGMACNYQDTAIVLSPKFASSGLPAFLSNYFKSLAAPFTFTNNSSMSCNQVLFNEPANSCTAMAYPLNSLTWLFGDSLSGSANTSTLSNPTHVFSSSGTYTVKLALNYNCNSDTLVQVITLSSAPMLTVSGVFNSCPGDKRIYSAAGASSYSWSTGTSALSMVVSPTATTIYTVIGNHANSACKSTSVFTVNVSPCAGMRQDQLPDGPVLKIYPNPSGSYFTIESKQKIKITVFDHLGRLVYSAELVEGVNHIPADALESGIYFISTSIKGGEKYKLVKTK from the coding sequence TTGAAATACTCACTAGTTATATTTCTTTTTTTTATCTGTACTGTTTTATACTCGCAGAAGGAAACCAATAATTGGTATTTTGGTGTGTATGCTGGAATTAGTTTTAATTCTACCCCGCCTGTTGCAGTAACTAATGGTTCTCTGTTTTCTAACGAGGGTTGTGCGTCTATAAGCGATAGCAATGGCAATTTATTGTTTTATACTAACGGCGAATACATTTGGAATGCCCTACACCAGATAATGGCTAACGGCGCGGGCTTGTTGGGGGATTATTCCAGTACACAATCAAGTATAATTATTAAGCAACCGGGTTCAGATAGCCTTTATTATGTTTTTACACTCGATGACCAAGGCTTGCCAAACGGATTGAGGTATTCTATTGTGGATATGAGTCTTGCTGCAGGTACTGGTTCGGTAATAACAAAAAATGTGCTGCTTTATGCCCCAAGCGCCGAAAAACTTGCAGCAACCAGGCATTGCAACGGAATTGATGTGTGGATTCTTTCGCATGAAACAAGTTCCTCCAATTTCAGAGCTTACCTGCTTACCTCATCTGGAGTTAACCCAACGCCCGTTGTTTCACAAATAGGAAGTTATATTACTTATTATAGTGTGGGTCAAATGAAAATATCCCCTAATGGAAGAAAACTGGGGCAGGCGATTAATGAGAACTATGCCTTGGAACTTTTTGATTTCGACAACTCAAGTGGTGTGCTTTCAAATTCGTTGTCCTTGGGTTCTTTTACGGCGACACCGTATGGATGTGAATTCTCCCCAGACGGCTCTATATTTTATGGTGGCACCTCTTTTTCTAATTCACCAATTTATCAATGGGATCTCTGTGCTGGAAGCAACAGTGCAATCATTGCTTCAAAAACGGCTATAAGTACTTCCACCATAGGCACTAGTTCATTACAACTGGCAAGTAATGGTAAGATTTATGTTGCAAAATACCTCTCACAGCAATTTGTTGATGTGATAAATAGTCCTAATTCTTTGGGGATGGCTTGTAATTACCAGGATACCGCTATTGTACTTTCTCCCAAATTTGCATCCTCCGGCCTCCCTGCTTTTTTAAGCAATTATTTTAAATCTTTAGCGGCACCATTTACATTTACTAATAACTCTTCAATGAGCTGTAACCAGGTTTTGTTTAACGAGCCGGCTAACAGTTGCACGGCTATGGCTTACCCACTAAATAGTCTAACATGGTTGTTCGGTGATTCACTTTCTGGTTCTGCAAACACATCTACTTTGAGTAATCCAACGCATGTGTTTTCTTCATCAGGCACCTATACCGTAAAACTTGCATTAAACTATAACTGCAATTCTGATACCCTCGTGCAGGTAATCACTCTTAGCTCAGCGCCCATGCTTACTGTCAGCGGCGTGTTTAATTCTTGCCCCGGAGATAAAAGAATCTATTCTGCAGCGGGAGCTTCCAGTTATTCATGGAGTACTGGTACCTCAGCTCTCAGTATGGTTGTTTCGCCAACTGCTACAACAATTTATACCGTTATTGGCAACCATGCCAACAGCGCTTGCAAAAGCACCAGTGTTTTTACCGTAAATGTATCACCCTGTGCTGGTATGCGGCAAGATCAGTTGCCTGATGGCCCTGTATTAAAAATCTACCCCAACCCTTCTGGTTCGTATTTTACAATAGAATCAAAACAAAAAATTAAAATAACAGTTTTTGATCACTTGGGGCGTTTGGTTTACAGCGCAGAACTTGTAGAAGGAGTTAATCACATTCCAGCCGATGCTTTGGAAAGTGGTATTTATTTTATCAGTACCAGTATAAAAGGTGGTGAAAAATATAAACTGGTGAAAACTAAATAA
- a CDS encoding T9SS type A sorting domain-containing protein — MKYSLVIFLFFSTVVLYSQKETNNWYFGVYAGISFNSTPPVAVTNGSLFSIEGCASISDSNGNLLFYTNGEYIWNALHQIMANGAGLLGNYSSTQSSIIIKQPGSDSLYYVFTLDEQGLPNGLRYSIVDMSLAAGTGSVITKNILLYTPSAEKLAATRHCNGVDVWILSHETSSSNFRAYLLTSSGVNPTPVVSQIGSYITYYSVGQMKISPNGRKLGQAITENYALELFDFDNSSGVLSNSLSLGSFTATPYGCEFSPDGSKFYSGSSFSNSPIYQWDLCAGSNSAIIASKTAISTSTIGTSSLQLASNGKIYVAKYLSQQFVDVINSPNSLGMACNYQDTAIVLSPKFASSGLPAFLSNYFKSLAAPFTFTNNSSMSCNQVLFNEPANSCTAMAYPLNSLTWLFGDSLSGSANTSTLSNPTHVFSSSGTYTVKLALNYNCNSDTLVQVITLSSAPMLTVSGVFNSCPGDKRIYSAAGASSYSWSTGTSALSMVVSPTATTIYTVIGNHANSACKSTSVFTVNVSPCAGMRQDQLPDGPVLKIYPNPSGSYFTIESKQKIKIAVFDHLGRLVYSAELVEGVNHIPADALETGIYFISTSINGGEKYKLVKTK; from the coding sequence TTGAAGTACTCACTGGTCATATTTCTTTTTTTTAGCACTGTAGTTTTATACTCGCAGAAGGAAACCAATAATTGGTATTTTGGTGTGTATGCTGGAATTAGTTTTAATTCTACCCCGCCTGTTGCAGTAACTAATGGTTCTCTGTTTTCTATCGAGGGTTGTGCGTCTATAAGTGATAGCAATGGCAATTTATTGTTTTATACTAACGGCGAATACATTTGGAATGCCCTACACCAGATAATGGCTAACGGCGCGGGCTTGTTGGGGAATTATTCCAGTACACAATCAAGTATAATTATTAAGCAACCGGGTTCAGATAGCCTTTATTATGTTTTTACACTCGATGAACAGGGCTTGCCAAACGGATTGAGGTATTCTATTGTGGATATGAGTCTTGCTGCAGGTACTGGTTCTGTAATAACAAAAAATATACTGCTTTATACCCCAAGCGCCGAAAAACTTGCAGCGACCAGACATTGCAATGGAGTTGATGTGTGGATTCTTTCTCATGAAACAAGTTCCTCCAATTTCAGAGCTTACCTGCTTACCTCATCTGGAGTTAACCCAACGCCCGTTGTTTCACAAATAGGAAGTTATATTACTTATTATAGTGTGGGTCAAATGAAAATATCCCCTAATGGAAGAAAACTGGGGCAGGCGATTACTGAGAATTATGCCCTGGAACTTTTTGATTTCGACAACTCAAGTGGTGTGCTTTCAAATTCGCTGTCTTTGGGTTCTTTTACGGCGACACCGTATGGATGTGAATTCTCCCCAGACGGCTCTAAATTTTATAGTGGTAGCTCTTTTTCTAATTCCCCAATTTATCAATGGGATCTCTGTGCTGGAAGCAACAGTGCAATCATTGCTTCAAAAACGGCTATAAGTACTTCCACCATAGGCACTAGTTCATTACAACTGGCAAGTAATGGTAAGATTTATGTTGCAAAATACCTCTCACAGCAATTTGTTGATGTGATAAATAGTCCTAATTCTTTGGGGATGGCTTGTAATTACCAGGATACCGCTATTGTACTTTCTCCCAAATTTGCATCCTCCGGCCTCCCTGCTTTTTTAAGCAATTATTTTAAATCTTTAGCGGCACCATTTACATTTACTAATAACTCTTCAATGAGCTGTAACCAGGTTTTGTTTAACGAGCCGGCTAACAGTTGCACGGCTATGGCTTACCCACTAAATAGTCTAACATGGTTGTTCGGTGATTCACTTTCTGGTTCTGCAAACACATCTACTTTGAGTAATCCAACGCATGTGTTTTCTTCATCAGGCACCTATACCGTAAAACTTGCATTAAACTATAACTGCAATTCTGATACCCTCGTGCAGGTAATCACTCTTAGCTCAGCGCCCATGCTTACTGTCAGCGGCGTGTTTAATTCTTGCCCCGGAGATAAAAGAATCTATTCTGCAGCGGGAGCTTCCAGTTATTCATGGAGTACTGGTACCTCAGCTCTCAGTATGGTTGTTTCGCCAACTGCTACAACAATTTATACCGTTATTGGTAACCATGCCAACAGCGCTTGCAAAAGCACCAGTGTTTTTACCGTAAATGTATCACCCTGTGCTGGTATGCGGCAAGATCAGTTGCCTGATGGCCCTGTATTAAAAATCTACCCCAACCCTTCTGGTTCGTATTTTACAATAGAATCAAAACAAAAAATCAAAATAGCGGTTTTCGATCACCTGGGGCGTTTGGTTTACAGTGCAGAACTTGTAGAAGGAGTTAATCACATTCCAGCCGATGCTTTAGAAACTGGTATTTATTTTATCAGTACCAGTATAAATGGTGGTGAAAAATATAAACTGGTGAAAACGAAGTAA
- the corA gene encoding magnesium/cobalt transporter CorA, whose protein sequence is MEKDTKKNFRPEKLLDPFKPENLLHAIKNPDEVLRKSLKSLTDITGSVTGIDFNFYSKIKSDAKAKSEYTFIGEKKLEKVKLQLFTYNENTCEESENLDDFGKIITDDTANKYWLNLHGIHDVDLIEKIGKALKFESLTVGQVVDTTQRPKVDDYDDYIYFSIKSILKGEDQQLNMEQLSFVLGKNYIVSFQEEVGDHFDHIREKMRKNLGLIRKRECDFLLSQLLDAILDNYYETLDFLNHEVTLIERETLTNPKQSTLLLIEKNKKDVDKIKKALLPFKEALTNILKDRSHFINAKNTKYYRDIKNSCTNAIEEANSTQRALESLTNIYFSALSQKMNETMKVLTTVATIFIPLTFIAGIYGMNFEFMPELKWHYGYFVIWGIMIVTLIGMVFYFRKKKWL, encoded by the coding sequence ATGGAAAAAGACACAAAAAAGAATTTCAGACCTGAAAAATTATTGGACCCGTTTAAACCGGAAAATCTATTACATGCGATAAAAAACCCTGACGAAGTGCTTCGTAAGAGTCTGAAATCACTTACAGACATTACCGGGAGTGTTACCGGAATAGATTTTAATTTTTACTCTAAAATAAAAAGCGACGCTAAAGCAAAAAGCGAATACACATTTATTGGAGAAAAAAAATTAGAGAAGGTTAAGCTCCAACTTTTCACCTACAATGAAAATACTTGCGAGGAAAGTGAAAATTTAGATGATTTTGGAAAAATAATTACGGATGATACTGCAAACAAGTATTGGTTAAACTTACACGGAATTCACGATGTAGATTTGATTGAAAAAATTGGAAAAGCACTTAAGTTTGAAAGTCTGACTGTGGGTCAGGTAGTTGATACGACACAACGTCCAAAGGTGGATGATTATGATGACTACATTTATTTTAGTATTAAGTCTATTTTAAAAGGAGAAGACCAACAACTTAACATGGAACAATTGTCTTTTGTTTTAGGTAAAAACTACATTGTTTCTTTTCAAGAAGAAGTAGGCGATCATTTTGATCACATTCGAGAAAAAATGCGTAAAAACCTTGGCTTAATTCGTAAAAGAGAATGTGACTTTTTACTTTCACAATTGTTAGATGCCATACTAGATAATTATTACGAGACACTTGATTTTTTAAATCATGAAGTAACGCTTATAGAAAGAGAAACGCTTACTAATCCAAAACAATCAACACTTTTATTAATTGAGAAAAATAAAAAGGACGTTGATAAAATTAAAAAAGCACTGTTGCCTTTTAAAGAAGCCTTAACCAATATTTTAAAAGACCGCTCACATTTTATCAATGCAAAGAATACAAAGTATTACAGAGATATTAAAAACAGTTGTACAAATGCCATTGAAGAAGCAAACTCCACACAAAGAGCATTAGAAAGTTTGACGAATATTTATTTTTCTGCACTCAGTCAAAAAATGAATGAGACCATGAAAGTGCTGACAACCGTGGCAACTATTTTTATTCCACTGACTTTTATAGCAGGAATTTATGGAATGAATTTTGAATTCATGCCAGAACTCAAATGGCATTATGGCTATTTTGTAATTTGGGGAATTATGATTGTAACACTAATTGGCATGGTGTTTTATTTTAGAAAGAAGAAGTGGCTTTAG